The Fibrobacter sp. sequence AAGTGGTTTTACCGTGGTCAACGTGACCGATGGTGCCGATGTTGCAGTGCGGCTTACTTCTGTCAAAATGTTCTTTTGCCATTTTATTCCTCTTCTTCAGCAGAAGGTTTATCGCTTCGAATCGTAGGAACGGCGCGGGTTAGAGCCTGATTCCTGTTATTTCGCAGAGCATAGGAAGCGGTACTCTACGAATTTTGCTGCTCAAATTTAGCAATTTCAAGAAATATTTCAAGGATTTTTCTTTGATTTTTGGCGAAAAATGGGGATTTTCGGCTTTTCAACACCAGTAGCAGAGCCACCCCACCGGTTGCGCAATATCACGTCTTCAAGAAGTGAAAAACGCCCTTTTTTGCAAAATTTCAACGGTTCAACATTTTTATTCTTCTTTAAATTCCAACTTATCAACACATCTTCAACAAGAAAGAACTTTATCGCAACCCGTTAAAAATCAACATTTTATGAATATGTAAAACATTTTTTACAAATAAAGAATTTACATTAATTTACATTCGTCATCTCGACACATTCGACCAAATTATGACGGAGAACACTTCAAGAACGAAATCCACCCCTATTCCCGAGTTTTTACAAAAGATTACATAATAAGTAATTATCTTTTAGGCCGGTGTTTTTAGGGCAAACAAAGGATTGTAGATGAAGTTTCCATTTTTCAAGGCTCTTGTCGCTGCAAGCGCATTCGCACTGATCTGCAGCTGCGGCGACGAATCCCCGACAAAAACAGAAGATAGCGGCTCCAAGTACATCGTTGCCGATCGTTCCTACATTTTTGTTGACTCCAACAAAAACACATACCTCATTTCCGACAAGGGTGTCGTATCCGACACCAATGGCACTGTCATCGGCCTTGCAGACAGCGCATCCGGTCTTATCGTCTATGCAGACGGCACCCCAATCGCCACGGAAGTCGATTTTTCCAAGCTTGAAGTCGTAGAACCCACCATCATCCTCGCCGATGGCTGGCTCCTCAACACCGACCAGACCTTGATCATCTACCAGGATCTCATTGTCTACGACGCAGCCGGTAATCCCATCGGAACCTTCGTCCTTAACGAAGGCACCTTCATCGGCAACATCTACACCATCGACGGAAACCTCATGGTGAAGGATGTAGACCTGAGCGCCCTGCCTATCGTCTCTGCAAACGTATCCCTTCCGGGTTCCAGCAGCGCAGGCTCCGACGATCTCGGCACTCCGAGTTCCGACAGCAACCCCGGATCTTCCGGAAGCGTCCCGAAATCCTCCAGCAGCGTCGCAAAGTCCTCTTCCAGCTCCGCTCCTCCCCCGAGCAGCTCCAGCGCCGACCCCAACGGAAACTGCCCCGTCATCAAGTACGTGAACGGTGGTGCCAGCGGTTCCGGCTTCGCCAGCCGTTACTGGGACTGCTGCAAGCCCAGCTGTTCCTGGAACGAAAACGCAGGCGGCCATTTGGCCAAGCAGTGCGACGCCAAGGGTAACCAGATCAACGACCCGGGTTCCGGAAGTATCTGTAGCGGCGGCAACGCAGCAACTTGCGTTAGCCAGTCTCCGTTCACCATCGAAGGTTGCGAAAATATCGGTTTCGCCTTCGCTGCAGTTCCTGGAAGCCAGGGCGGTAAGTGCGGTCACTGCTACGAGCTCACCTTCACCGGCGAAGCATATTACTACGATGGCGACCAGAAGAAGTCCAGCACCGGCACCGGTTCCAAGAGATTGAAGAACGCAGGCAAGAAGCTCATCATCATGGCCTCCAACATCGGCTACGACGTCAGAAACGACCAGTTCGATATCATGATTCCGGGCGGCGGCTACGGCGCATTTGACGGATGCTCCTCCAGAATGGGTTGGGGCGACCAGGGCGAACGCTACGGCGGCCTCCTCAGTCAGTGCGAAATCGCCAATAACTATGCCTATGTCAAGGCCAAGAACTGCCTCATCGAAAAGTGCAACAGCAACTTCGGCAGCGACAAGGTGGCAAAGGAAGGCTGCCTCTTCCTGGCCAACTTCCTGGAAGCCACCAGCAACCCGGCACACACTTTCAAGGAAGTGGAATGCCCGGAAGTCCTCAAAAACAAGTACTAATAGCTGGTTAACCCGATATTCAACAAAAGCCTCCGCTAAGGCGGGGGCTTTTTCATTTTTTAGGTGCGTCAAACTTATTTTTTTTATAACAAGTTAAAGTGTGTTACAGGACACGCAACTCAATATGTAACAAAAATTTACATGCACCTGACTGCTTAAAAATTTATTTTTGGGCGCGGATGGAATTGGAAGGGCTTTCTTACAGAAAGTCTAAGTTTTGGTTTTTTTGAGGATTCTTTATGAAACACCCATTTTTTAAGTCCGTCCTGGTTCTTGCAGCAGCTGCAGCACTGATTAACTGCTCCGAAGAGAATACCACTGCCCCCGAAAACGACCAGGTCGTAAGCGGACAATTAGTCGCCAGCGACTACTGCTGGGTTCTCAACACCGACCAGACCTTGCTTATCCTGGCAACTGGCGTTGTAACAGATGTGAACGGCAATGCTGTAGGCTACACCGACCCGACTTTCACGAACATCGTCACTCTTGACGGCACTCAGTTCATCGTCACGAACATCGACCTGAACAATCTTACCATGCTGAACCCGGGTGACCCCATTCCGAGCAACAACTCCCTGATTCCGGGATCTAGCGCAACCGTCGCTGTTCCGAGTTCCTCTGCAACTATTGCAACCCCGGCTTCCTCCGCTGCAAACGGCAATGGCAACGCAGGAACAGTTGTAAACCCGACTTCTTCTGCAACTAACGTAACAGCAAAGTCTAGTTCTTCCGCAAAGCCTGCTTCCTCCACAGGAACCCAGAATAACAACAATCAGCAGACTCAGGGCGGCTCTGACGGCACTTGCTTCGACAAGCCTTCTAACAAGTATGTAAAGCCCTACGACAATCTCAACGTGAACGGTGCATCTTACGCCTACAAGGAAGACTGCACCATCAACTGCTATTACGATCCGCAGGGCAAGAATTGCGCAAGCCTCGGCTCTAGCACCAACACCAATAATAACCAGCAGCAGACTCAAAACAATAATCAGCAGCAGTCTTCTTCTAGCAAGCCAAAGTCTTCCAGCTCCGCTCCGAAGTCTTCTTCTAGCCAGCAGCAACAGCAGCAGAGCGGCAACACTAGCGGCACCGTTTCCAGCAACTACACCATCAAGTACGTTGCCGGCGGTAAGTCTGGTTCCGGCTATGCCTCCCGTTACTGGGACTGCTGCGAACCTCACTGTGCATGGCCCGAACACGGCGGCAAGGCATCCACTTGCGACGCAAGGGGTAACAAGGTCCAGGGCGGTTCCCAGAGTATGTGCGATGGCGGTAACGCAGGCATTTGCCGCGGTCAGTTCCCCATCGTTGTCAACGACACCCTGGCATTCGCCTTTGCAGCAACTCCGGGTGGTGAAAGCAACTGTGGTAAGTGCTTCGACCTGGTATTTACTGGTCAGGGCAAGTATGCAACCGACAACCATACCAAACTGAAGGGCAAGCATCTTATCGTTATGTCCAACAACGTGGGTTATGACGTGGCCGGCGGCCAGTTCGATATTATGATCCCTGGTGGTGGCTTCGGTATCTTTGACGGTTGCTCCGCAAAGATGGGCTGGGGCTCCCAGGGCGCACGCTACGGTGGACTCCTGACCGAATGTGAAGAATCCTCCGGATATAAGGCATCCACCTACAAGAGCTGCCTCACCAACAAGTGCAACACCTCCTTCGCAAACGACCCGCAAGCCAAGGAAGGCTGCCTGTTCCTCGCCAACTGGATGAATGCTGCAGGTAATCCACTCCACAACTACAAGGAAGTGGAATGCCCGCAGGAACTCATCGCAAGATTCTAGTCTGAAGTTCTCCTGAATTTGAAAAAGCTCCCGGCGAAGCCGGGGGCTTTTTTGCTGTACTCTGGTGAGGCGGGTGACGGAACAATTCGCGGGCACAGCGGAACACTGGCGCGAACTGCGAGGCGGGTGACGAAATGTTCCAAAGGGGCAGATCCGCCCTGATGAACGGCAGGCATAGAACTTGTATGCAATCGGGGGAGCGGAAGACGGGACGGCCAGCAATAATTGTACCGCGGGAATGGAGGCACGGCTGAAGCGAGGGGGCGAGTGCCGGAGTTAATTTGTATGAAGTAGCCCCCACCCAAAAAAGTGCTGCCCCTCCCCTGCACAAAAAAGGCCTGCGGAAAATTCCACAGGTCAAGTTCTTGCAAGCTTTTTGCCCGGCAATTATTCAGCGGCCATGGTCGAAGCGGGAAGTGTTTCGTCCAGGAAGTTGAAGATGATGTTGTAGGCGTTGTCGCGGACAGGTTTCTTGGAAAGGACGATATCGTGGAGGGCGCCGGGGATTTCGGCCATGGTGATCTGGGAGCCCAGTCGTGCGCCGTAGCGCTTGATGTCTTCCACGTTGAGGACGCCGTCGCAGCGGGTATATTCGTCGGCCCATTCGTCCTGATCGATGCTGCAGTCGCTATGCATCACGAGGATCGGGGTGTCCAGCTCCAGACCCTTCTGCACGAAGGCGTGTGCCTTGTGGATGGCGCGAACCCAGGCGAAGTTCACGGGGATGCTGTTGATAGTCTTGATGGTGGTATCGAATTCCCATTCGCCGCGGTACTGCTTGAGCAGGCTTTCAGCGTAGTTGGTATTTTCACCGCGGGGAACGCCGAAGCTCGGAAAGAACTGGCCCAGCACGGAAATGCCCGGGATGATCAGTTCGCGGGTGAGGAACTCGTAGTTCATTTCCAGGAAGGGGCTGTTCAGAACCACGGCGGAGAAGTCCTTGCCTTTTTCGCGGGCGTCCGCATACATGGTGGCGACGAGGCCGCCGGTACTGTGGCCGATAATTGCCACGGGAGCATCAGGGTGCTGGCGCTTCATTTGGGCGACGCAGGAATCCAGCTCGGGATAGTATTCCGCGATGTTGTGGACTTCACCGATGCGGTCGCCTTCTCGGAGGGAGCGGCCATAGTTGTGCAGATCGACGGCATAGAATGCGTAGCCTGCAGAGTCGGCCTTTTCAGCCATTTCCCGCTGGAAGTAGTAGTCGTTGAATCCGTGAATGTAGAGGACGGATGCCTTGGGCTGAGCAGTCGCAGAATCAGCCGCAACGAAACTGCCGAAGGGGTATTCAACGATGGTGGCGTGGAAACTCGGGAACTGGGCGACGGGTTCGGTATCGAAACTGCGCGCAATGAAAGGTTCCCCCAGATAGGGATCCTTCACGGCGTCTTCTGCAACGGCATTTGCAGCCAGCAGAGACAAGCCCAAAAAATAAACCCAATTGCTCACCTTTACCACGGAAAAGCAATATAACAAATTGAAAACTCTGAAAACTTACTTTTTTATCACATTTGCAAGTGGGGCTTAAGGGGACCGAAAAGAAGCTTTTTAAGTGGTTTGATTTGAAAGGAAATATGCGAATAACTATATTTATGCATAGAGGTATTAATATGGAATACAAAGTTAAAGATATCAACCTTGCCGCCTGGGGCCGCAAGGAACTGGACCTGGCCGAAACTGAAATGCCGGGCCTCATGGCTCTCCGCAAGGAATACGAAGGCAAGAAGCCTCTCGCTGGCGCACGCATCATGGGTTCTCTCCACATGACCGTGCAGACCGCTATCCTCATCGAAACTCTCGTTGACCTGGGCGCAGACGTTCGCTGGGTCTCCTGCAACATCTTCAGTACCCAGGACCATGCTGCCGCTGCAGTTGTCGTGGGCAAGAAGGGCACTGTGGAAAACCCGCAGGGTGTTCCTGTTTTCGCTTGGAAGGGCGAATCCTTGGAAGAATACTGGGAAAACACTGCCAAGGCTCTCGTATGGCCCGACGGCAAGACTGCAGACCTGATTGTGGACGACGGTGGCGACGCTACCATGCTGGTGACCTGCGGTGCCGAGTTCGAAGAAGCAGGCAAGGTTCCTGAATTCAACCCGGAAACCGACTCCGAAGAATGGGGCGTGTTCCTCGCAACTTGCAAGAAGATTTTCGAAAAGGATCCGAAGCAGTGGACCCGCGCTCGCGAAACCCTCAAGGGTGTTTCCGAAGAAACCACTACCGGCGTGCATCGCCTGTACCAGATGGCCAAGGAAGGCCGCCTGAAGTTCCCGGCCATCAACGTGAACGATTCCGTGACCAAGTCCAAGTTCGACAACCTCTACGGTTGCCGCCACTCCCTCATCGACGGCATCAACCGCGCTTCCGACGTGATGATGGCCGGCAAGATCGCTGTGGTCTGCGGCTACGGTGACGTGGGTAAGGGTTGTGCCCAGTCCCTCCGCGGTCAGGGCGCTCGCGTGATCGTTACTGAAGTGGACCCCATCTGCGCTCTCCAGGCTGTGATGGAAGGCTACGAAGTGAAGACTCTCGACGAAGTCGTTTCCGAGGCAGATATCTTTGTCACCACCACCGGTAACATCGGCATTATCTCCGCCGCTCAGATGAGCAAGATGAAGCATCGCGCCATCGTGGGCAACATCGGCCACTTCGACAACGAAATCGACATGGCTGGCCTCAAGAAGATTCCGGGCATCGTTCGCAACGAAATCAAGCCCCAGTACGATGAATGGATCTTCCCCGATGGCCACAGCATCCTCGTGCTCGCTGAAGGCCGCTTGCTGAACCTCGGCTGCGCTACCGGTCACCCCAGCTTCGTGATGTCCGCTAGCTTCACCAACCAGACCATCGCCCAGATCGACCTGTGGCTCAACGCTACCGGCAAGCAGACTGTGGCTGGCATCAAGTACGAAACCGGCGTCGTTTACACCTTGCCGAAGATCCTGGATGAAAAGGTTGCTCGCCTGCACCTCGAAAAGCTGGGCGTTCACCTGACTACCCTCACCCAGGCTCAGGCCGACTACATCGGCGTGAAGGTTGAAGGTCCGT is a genomic window containing:
- a CDS encoding glycosyl hydrolase family 5; the protein is MKFPFFKALVAASAFALICSCGDESPTKTEDSGSKYIVADRSYIFVDSNKNTYLISDKGVVSDTNGTVIGLADSASGLIVYADGTPIATEVDFSKLEVVEPTIILADGWLLNTDQTLIIYQDLIVYDAAGNPIGTFVLNEGTFIGNIYTIDGNLMVKDVDLSALPIVSANVSLPGSSSAGSDDLGTPSSDSNPGSSGSVPKSSSSVAKSSSSSAPPPSSSSADPNGNCPVIKYVNGGASGSGFASRYWDCCKPSCSWNENAGGHLAKQCDAKGNQINDPGSGSICSGGNAATCVSQSPFTIEGCENIGFAFAAVPGSQGGKCGHCYELTFTGEAYYYDGDQKKSSTGTGSKRLKNAGKKLIIMASNIGYDVRNDQFDIMIPGGGYGAFDGCSSRMGWGDQGERYGGLLSQCEIANNYAYVKAKNCLIEKCNSNFGSDKVAKEGCLFLANFLEATSNPAHTFKEVECPEVLKNKY
- a CDS encoding glycosyl hydrolase family 5 yields the protein MKHPFFKSVLVLAAAAALINCSEENTTAPENDQVVSGQLVASDYCWVLNTDQTLLILATGVVTDVNGNAVGYTDPTFTNIVTLDGTQFIVTNIDLNNLTMLNPGDPIPSNNSLIPGSSATVAVPSSSATIATPASSAANGNGNAGTVVNPTSSATNVTAKSSSSAKPASSTGTQNNNNQQTQGGSDGTCFDKPSNKYVKPYDNLNVNGASYAYKEDCTINCYYDPQGKNCASLGSSTNTNNNQQQTQNNNQQQSSSSKPKSSSSAPKSSSSQQQQQQSGNTSGTVSSNYTIKYVAGGKSGSGYASRYWDCCEPHCAWPEHGGKASTCDARGNKVQGGSQSMCDGGNAGICRGQFPIVVNDTLAFAFAATPGGESNCGKCFDLVFTGQGKYATDNHTKLKGKHLIVMSNNVGYDVAGGQFDIMIPGGGFGIFDGCSAKMGWGSQGARYGGLLTECEESSGYKASTYKSCLTNKCNTSFANDPQAKEGCLFLANWMNAAGNPLHNYKEVECPQELIARF
- a CDS encoding alpha/beta hydrolase — protein: MSLLAANAVAEDAVKDPYLGEPFIARSFDTEPVAQFPSFHATIVEYPFGSFVAADSATAQPKASVLYIHGFNDYYFQREMAEKADSAGYAFYAVDLHNYGRSLREGDRIGEVHNIAEYYPELDSCVAQMKRQHPDAPVAIIGHSTGGLVATMYADAREKGKDFSAVVLNSPFLEMNYEFLTRELIIPGISVLGQFFPSFGVPRGENTNYAESLLKQYRGEWEFDTTIKTINSIPVNFAWVRAIHKAHAFVQKGLELDTPILVMHSDCSIDQDEWADEYTRCDGVLNVEDIKRYGARLGSQITMAEIPGALHDIVLSKKPVRDNAYNIIFNFLDETLPASTMAAE
- the ahcY gene encoding adenosylhomocysteinase; the protein is MEYKVKDINLAAWGRKELDLAETEMPGLMALRKEYEGKKPLAGARIMGSLHMTVQTAILIETLVDLGADVRWVSCNIFSTQDHAAAAVVVGKKGTVENPQGVPVFAWKGESLEEYWENTAKALVWPDGKTADLIVDDGGDATMLVTCGAEFEEAGKVPEFNPETDSEEWGVFLATCKKIFEKDPKQWTRARETLKGVSEETTTGVHRLYQMAKEGRLKFPAINVNDSVTKSKFDNLYGCRHSLIDGINRASDVMMAGKIAVVCGYGDVGKGCAQSLRGQGARVIVTEVDPICALQAVMEGYEVKTLDEVVSEADIFVTTTGNIGIISAAQMSKMKHRAIVGNIGHFDNEIDMAGLKKIPGIVRNEIKPQYDEWIFPDGHSILVLAEGRLLNLGCATGHPSFVMSASFTNQTIAQIDLWLNATGKQTVAGIKYETGVVYTLPKILDEKVARLHLEKLGVHLTTLTQAQADYIGVKVEGPYKVDFYRY